In the Pseudanabaena sp. PCC 7367 genome, one interval contains:
- the psbM gene encoding photosystem II reaction center protein PsbM, which translates to MEISLIGLIGTALVVIIPTAFLLILYIQTASRQEAEE; encoded by the coding sequence ATGGAAATTAGCCTGATTGGCTTAATCGGTACTGCTTTAGTGGTAATTATTCCTACCGCTTTTTTGCTCATTCTCTATATCCAAACCGCTAGCCGCCAGGAAGCAGAAGAATAA
- a CDS encoding SAM hydrolase/SAM-dependent halogenase family protein — MARFLTLLSDFGSKDAYVGAMKGAIAMISPDLNVIDLTHDILPQNIAAASYNLRSTYAYFPSGTVHVAVVDPGVGSDRRGVAIAFHNHAIEGFLVGPDNGIFTGILAETEIIVAMELTNQDYWRSPQASNTFHGRDIFAPVGAHLASGLSIGSLGKEVNPASLVKLKLPDLWQEDGKITGCIQYIDGFGNLITNIPAKLIDGQDWAVILGGQEIKGGHTYASAKMGELVALVGSNGWVELAVNCGSARSRLRLDYGDPIQLVIDP; from the coding sequence ATGGCGAGATTTTTAACCCTCTTGAGTGATTTTGGCTCAAAGGATGCATATGTGGGGGCAATGAAGGGGGCGATCGCCATGATTAGCCCTGATTTAAACGTAATTGATCTGACCCATGACATTCTGCCCCAGAATATTGCCGCCGCCAGTTATAACTTGCGATCCACCTATGCCTATTTCCCCTCTGGCACTGTGCATGTGGCGGTGGTTGATCCCGGCGTGGGTAGCGATCGACGGGGCGTAGCGATCGCCTTTCATAACCACGCGATCGAGGGCTTTCTGGTCGGGCCAGACAATGGCATCTTTACGGGCATCCTGGCGGAAACGGAAATCATTGTAGCGATGGAACTAACCAATCAAGATTACTGGCGATCGCCCCAGGCCAGCAATACCTTTCATGGCCGCGATATTTTTGCTCCAGTTGGCGCGCATTTGGCCAGTGGCCTATCGATCGGATCATTGGGCAAAGAGGTTAACCCCGCCAGTTTGGTCAAGCTGAAGCTGCCGGATCTGTGGCAAGAGGATGGCAAGATCACCGGATGTATTCAATATATCGACGGGTTTGGCAATCTAATTACTAATATTCCCGCGAAATTGATCGATGGCCAGGATTGGGCAGTTATTTTAGGTGGCCAGGAAATTAAAGGTGGACACACCTATGCCAGTGCCAAAATGGGCGAGTTGGTGGCGCTGGTGGGTAGTAATGGTTGGGTGGAGCTGGCGGTGAATTGTGGTAGTGCCAGATCCCGATTGCGGCTAGATTATGGCGATCCAATCCAGTTGGTCATCGATCCCTAG